In one window of Hevea brasiliensis isolate MT/VB/25A 57/8 chromosome 10, ASM3005281v1, whole genome shotgun sequence DNA:
- the LOC110641290 gene encoding (S)-hydroxynitrile lyase-like: MALAHFVLIHTICHGAWVWYKLVPLLEAAGHNVTTLDLAASGIDQRQIEQIGSFDDYSEPLLTYMASIPKGKKVILVGESCGGLNIAIVADKYPEKIAAAVFHNSLMPDIEHNPAYVVDKLLQVFPDWKDTVYSAYDNNGENITALNLGFELMKENIYTNCPIEDYVLATKLVRKGSLFQNILAKRKFFTKKGYGSIKRIYVYSNEDKIFLPEFHLWQIENYKPDKVYVVPGGDHKLMLSKPIELFQILNEVANTYA; the protein is encoded by the exons ATGGCACTCGCGCATTTTGTTCTCATTCATACCATATGCCATGGTGCTTGGGTTTGGTACAAACTCGTACCATTGCTGGAGGCTGCTGGCCACAACGTAACAACACTGGACCTCGCAGCCAGTGGTATTGACCAAAGACAAATTGAGCAGATTGGCTCGTTTGATGACTACTCTGAACCCTTGTTGACGTATATGGCTTCAATCCCCAAAGGAAAAAAGGTTATACTTGTTGGCGAGAGCTGTGGAGGACTCAATATTGCTATTGTTGCAGATAAATACCCTGAAAAGATTGCAGCTGCTGTTTTCCACAATTCCCTTATGCCAGATATCGAGCACAACCCTGCTTATGTTGTGGATAAG CTCTTGCAGGTCTTTCCTGACTGGAAAGACACCGTGTATTCAGCCTACGATAACAACGGCGAGAATATAACTGCATTGAATCTTGGCTTCGAACTTATGAAGGAGAATATATATACTAACTGCCCTATTGAG gaTTATGTACTGGCAACCAAGTTGGTAAGGAAGGGATCATTGTTTCAAAATATTTTAGCTAAGAGAAAATTCTTCACTAAGAAAGGTTACGGATCAATCAAGAGAATTTATGTGTATAGCAATGAAGACAAAATATTTTTACCAGAATTTCATCTCTGGCAGATAGAAAATTATAAACCAGACAAGGTTTATGTTGTCCCTGGTGGTGATCATAAGCTGATGCTTTCAAAGCCTATTGAGCTCTTTCAGATTCTCAATGAAGTGGCTAATACATATGCTTGA